From a region of the candidate division WOR-3 bacterium genome:
- a CDS encoding FtsW/RodA/SpoVE family cell cycle protein, which yields MLHGKTDRILLLLVICLVVLGIIFVFSSSYYRALRQGENSTYYLMAHLRRVLVAIGFFLLGLLVPYETIRKMLFPLLVLILLSLLMTVFAGRFQFGAKRSLLIASVGLQVSEFVRIWLVFFLANFFSAHPMTASTHRGLATILIISFLIIILVAIQPSISMAFICLATLVAMLIYGCAKLKFLLATSTASAGILAIFIRVFPHAQHRIATFISEPTYQVRQSLIAIGSGGLFGKGPGAGLQKFLFLPGIHNDFIFAHIAEELGFIGCIVVFVFYWQIYLRGLSIAGVADDEFTRLMVLGLNASLFIIFLVHVGVSVGLLPPTGIPLPFISFGGWSLAANLFAVGIILQASRRRNL from the coding sequence ATGCTGCACGGCAAGACTGATCGAATTCTGCTATTACTAGTTATCTGCCTCGTTGTACTGGGGATCATTTTTGTCTTCTCCTCATCGTACTACCGAGCATTGCGACAGGGTGAAAATTCTACTTACTATCTGATGGCACATCTCAGAAGGGTCCTGGTTGCCATCGGGTTTTTCCTGCTTGGCCTGCTCGTTCCGTACGAGACAATAAGAAAAATGCTCTTCCCTTTGCTGGTCCTCATATTATTGAGTTTGTTAATGACTGTTTTTGCCGGACGTTTCCAGTTCGGTGCGAAGAGATCGTTGTTGATCGCCTCAGTCGGCCTCCAGGTTTCGGAATTTGTCAGGATCTGGCTGGTGTTCTTCCTGGCAAATTTCTTTTCCGCCCATCCTATGACAGCGAGTACCCACCGGGGGCTTGCTACAATTCTGATCATTTCTTTCTTGATAATAATACTGGTAGCGATTCAGCCTTCGATTTCAATGGCATTTATCTGTCTGGCCACCCTGGTGGCAATGTTGATCTATGGCTGTGCGAAATTGAAATTTCTGTTGGCAACGAGCACTGCTAGTGCTGGCATTCTGGCGATCTTCATAAGGGTATTCCCCCATGCTCAACATCGCATCGCGACCTTCATATCCGAGCCCACTTATCAGGTCAGGCAATCTCTGATCGCGATCGGGTCCGGAGGCCTTTTTGGCAAAGGACCTGGTGCTGGTCTGCAGAAATTTTTGTTCCTGCCAGGCATCCATAATGATTTCATCTTTGCCCACATTGCCGAAGAGCTTGGCTTCATTGGATGTATCGTCGTGTTCGTTTTCTACTGGCAGATCTACTTGCGTGGTCTGTCAATTGCTGGTGTTGCCGATGATGAGTTCACAAGACTCATGGTTCTTGGTTTGAACGCTTCCTTGTTCATCATATTCCTTGTACACGTGGGTGTTAGCGTAGGTCTCTTACCGCCAACCGGCATTCCACTGCCATTCATTTCCTTTGGCGGCTGGTCGCTCGCGGCAAACCTGTTCGCAGTAGGTATCATTCTGCAGGCTTCTCGTCGGAGGAATCTGTGA
- a CDS encoding UDP-N-acetylglucosamine--N-acetylmuramyl-(pentapeptide) pyrophosphoryl-undecaprenol N-acetylglucosamine transferase, translated as MTLSRNANLREVGKPKIIASGIGSGGHYFPAVVTAVELLRRRCDVFFLVRKGFQEEKIARRYGLKTFLVNSRPFFGKSIFGKIFFAFILLHSIFRLHALTRGGIGLAFGGFGAVPLNISCLLNRSPFYVFEPNRVPGRATRFFARSARRVFLGLPPVASLHGKISITGIPIRREFKVDRRPAGFGRQTGKVRVLVYGGSQGARFLNDMALALQDIIPGKWYLTIISGIRDYARVISSKKVRTHVIPFSETPWEEIRRSDILVSRAGALAGYEILALGKKVVFVPFPHAIDDHQYHNALYFTEIGDALLRAEKELTPKDLAKCLRELMKRKRWRQTSLILDAEKKIADLMLKDIENEKT; from the coding sequence GTGACCTTATCGAGAAACGCCAATTTGAGGGAGGTGGGTAAGCCCAAGATCATTGCCAGCGGCATAGGTTCTGGCGGCCATTATTTTCCTGCAGTTGTTACGGCGGTTGAATTGCTGCGGCGCAGATGTGATGTGTTCTTCCTGGTACGCAAAGGATTTCAGGAGGAGAAGATCGCACGGCGTTACGGTTTGAAGACTTTCCTGGTCAATTCGCGACCCTTCTTCGGCAAATCCATCTTTGGAAAGATATTTTTCGCCTTTATCCTGCTCCATTCTATTTTCAGACTGCATGCGTTAACGCGTGGAGGCATCGGTTTGGCATTTGGCGGTTTTGGCGCCGTGCCTTTGAACATTTCTTGCCTCTTGAACCGGAGTCCGTTCTATGTATTCGAGCCGAATCGGGTACCGGGTCGGGCGACCAGATTCTTCGCACGCTCGGCACGCAGAGTATTCCTGGGTTTGCCGCCGGTCGCTTCATTGCACGGTAAAATATCAATAACCGGTATTCCAATCCGCCGGGAATTCAAAGTAGACCGCCGGCCGGCAGGATTTGGAAGACAGACTGGCAAGGTGCGCGTTCTTGTTTATGGCGGGAGTCAAGGAGCGCGTTTCCTGAATGACATGGCTCTGGCCCTGCAGGATATCATCCCCGGTAAGTGGTATCTGACCATAATCTCGGGTATCCGTGACTATGCGCGCGTGATCAGCAGCAAGAAGGTCAGGACGCACGTGATACCATTCAGCGAAACGCCGTGGGAGGAAATTCGCAGGTCCGATATTCTTGTTTCACGGGCTGGCGCTCTGGCCGGATACGAAATTTTGGCGCTAGGAAAAAAAGTGGTCTTCGTTCCATTCCCCCACGCGATCGACGATCATCAGTACCACAATGCGTTGTATTTCACGGAGATCGGTGATGCTCTCTTGCGTGCAGAGAAGGAGTTGACGCCCAAGGATCTGGCGAAGTGCTTACGTGAACTAATGAAGCGCAAACGTTGGAGGCAAACGAGTCTAATATTGGACGCGGAGAAAAAAATAGCGGATTTGATGCTCAAGGACATTGAGAATGAAAAGACTTAG